In Balearica regulorum gibbericeps isolate bBalReg1 chromosome 26, bBalReg1.pri, whole genome shotgun sequence, one genomic interval encodes:
- the POLE4 gene encoding DNA polymerase epsilon subunit 4, with translation MAAAAAAVPVLVAGAEVAGPGEEAAGAGPPGSVRLARLPLARVKALVKADPDVSLASQEAVFVLARATELFVETIAKDAYVYAQQGKRKTLQRKDLDNAIEAIDEFAFLEGTLD, from the exons atggcggcggcggcagcggccgtGCCGGTGCTGGTGGCGGGCGCGGaggtggcggggccgggggaggaggcggcgggagcggggccgccgGGGTCGGTCCGCTTGGCCCGGCTGCCGCTGGCGCGGGTGAAGGCGCTGGTGAAGGCGGACCCGGACGTCAGCCTGGCCAGCCAGGAGGCCGTCTTCGTCCTGGCGCGGGCCACG gaaTTGTTTGTTGAAACCATAGCCAAAGATGCTTACGTGTACGCTcagcaaggaaaaaggaaaactctgcagagaaaagacCTGG ATAATGCCATTGAAGCTATCGATGAATTCGCTTTTTTGGAAG gtaCTTTGGACTGA
- the PRAM1 gene encoding PML-RARA-regulated adapter molecule 1 isoform X2, whose amino-acid sequence MENGYLKPGYVASAPARFPPQDAPSVTGDEDEIYDDVEPVGLVRRGQGFLLPPVSRPVAYPCPGGGGDAGRASNRVALLAAARRDTQVSQKMKPMTLKECKKEEKADREFQKKFKFEGSINVLTQMMVDPAVTEKKGGGKNLPLRRGEILDVIQFTNQEQILCRNSQRRYGYVPRAAMLHLDTDIYDDVEIYG is encoded by the exons ATGGAAAATG GTTACCTGAAACCAGGCTACGTTGCATCAGCCCCAGCACGGTTCCCACCACAGGATGCTCCGAGTGTAACGGG GGATGAAGATGAGATCTACGATGACGTAGAGCCTGTTGGGCTGGTGAGGAGAGGCCAAGGCTTTCTGCTGCCCCCCGTTTCCCGGCCAGTAGCGTATCCCTGCCCTGGAGGAG GTGGAGATGCCGGTCGAGCCTCTAACAGGGTTGCCTTGCTGGCAGCTGCACGGAG AGACACCCAGGTCTCCCAGAAGATGAAGCCAATGACACTCAAGGAAtgcaagaaggaagagaaggcgGACAGGgagtttcagaagaaattcaag tttgaagGAAGCATCAACGTCCTGACTCAGATGATGGTGGACCCCGCAGTGACGGAGAAGAAGGGTGGAGGGAAGAACCTGCCACTGAGACGAGGAGAAATTCTTGATGTCATTCAGTTTACAAATCAGGAGCAAATCCTTTGCCGAAACAGCCAGAGGAGGT ATGGCTACGTGCCCCGGGCTGCGATGCTACACCT GGACACTGACATCTACGATGACGTTGAGATTTACG GTTGA
- the PRAM1 gene encoding PML-RARA-regulated adapter molecule 1 isoform X1: MTHLEEKEAVVRHLRAKLQGNRKDPSKAGGWPESRSAASPAADSGQTPVPGSKGEPPPEPPRTRRMDFSRASPSHSKGQSVGQRSPPHPVCETPEWMVQLKKGIAQDTSFHPVPAKPGGGDALNKEVGATSDPPQRNPAQRTWPLAKDKGAPVVPAKGAAVAASLDATGSLHGKGHPSLPRRKPLPHVKVLGARPAKPRRPPVVDLEKFGVVACPGMPIGPAVEPPRSAQPGYLKPGYVASAPARFPPQDAPSVTGDEDEIYDDVEPVGLVRRGQGFLLPPVSRPVAYPCPGGGGDAGRASNRVALLAAARRDTQVSQKMKPMTLKECKKEEKADREFQKKFKFEGSINVLTQMMVDPAVTEKKGGGKNLPLRRGEILDVIQFTNQEQILCRNSQRRYGYVPRAAMLHLDTDIYDDVEIYG, translated from the exons ATG ACACATCTGGAGGAGAAAGAGGCCGTGGTGAGGCACCTACGGGCAAAGCTCCAAGGGAACAGGAAAGACCCTTCCAAAGCGGGCGGCTGGCCGGAGAGCCGCTCTGCAGCTTCCCCTGCAGCAGATTCGGGACAGACCCCCGTGCCGGGCTCCAAGGGTGAGCCACCTCCCGAGCCCCCCCGGACCAGGAGGATGGACTTCAGCAGGGCTTCTCCATCCCACAGTAAAGGTCAGAGTGTGGGACAACGTTCACCTCCTCATCCTGTCTGTGAGACCCCAGAATGGATGGTGCAACTGAAGAAGGGGATTGCTCAAGACACCAGCTTCCACCCAGTCCCTGCAAagccaggaggaggagatgcatTGAACAAGGAGGTGGGAGCCACCTCTGATCCTCCCCAGAGAAACCCAGCGCAGCGGACATGGCCACTTGCCAAAGACAAGGGTGCTCCAGTGGTTCCTGCCAAGGGCGCAGCTGTTGCAGCCTCCCTGGACGCTACGGGAAGCCTCCATGGGAAAGGACACCCATCCTTGCCTCGGAGGAAGCCTTTGCCACACGTCAAGGTGCTGGGAGCGAGGCCGGCCAAGCCCAGGCGCCCTCCTGTTGTGGATCTGGAGAAGTTCGGTGTGGTTGCATGTCCTGGGATGCCCATCGGTCCTGCCGTGGAGCCACCAAGGAGCGCTCAGCCTG GTTACCTGAAACCAGGCTACGTTGCATCAGCCCCAGCACGGTTCCCACCACAGGATGCTCCGAGTGTAACGGG GGATGAAGATGAGATCTACGATGACGTAGAGCCTGTTGGGCTGGTGAGGAGAGGCCAAGGCTTTCTGCTGCCCCCCGTTTCCCGGCCAGTAGCGTATCCCTGCCCTGGAGGAG GTGGAGATGCCGGTCGAGCCTCTAACAGGGTTGCCTTGCTGGCAGCTGCACGGAG AGACACCCAGGTCTCCCAGAAGATGAAGCCAATGACACTCAAGGAAtgcaagaaggaagagaaggcgGACAGGgagtttcagaagaaattcaag tttgaagGAAGCATCAACGTCCTGACTCAGATGATGGTGGACCCCGCAGTGACGGAGAAGAAGGGTGGAGGGAAGAACCTGCCACTGAGACGAGGAGAAATTCTTGATGTCATTCAGTTTACAAATCAGGAGCAAATCCTTTGCCGAAACAGCCAGAGGAGGT ATGGCTACGTGCCCCGGGCTGCGATGCTACACCT GGACACTGACATCTACGATGACGTTGAGATTTACG GTTGA
- the LOC104634294 gene encoding excitatory amino acid transporter 5 isoform X2, with translation MWERVRRALLNSLSTTFLRVWKWVQAFWCKNGLLTLSMLSVATGCLLGFLLQALELTELEKQYFSFPGELLMRMLKMLILPLITSSLMSGLATMDSKACGKMGVITITYYLWTTFMAVTVGIILVVSIHPGAAAQKDNYSVGKVVLSSADALLDLIRNMFPSNLIEASFQQYRTVLVPVVKSPGFPKIPGKSLSFIYFAPDDENPEIHRPVFLELTPSPEMTYRTLPGTSNEMNVLGIVIFSATIGLLLGKMGERGTPLVNVCQCLNEAVMKIVSMAVWYFPFGIVFLIAGKILEMEDPSVIGQKLGLYAITVVSGLVIHGLVLLPLLFVLITKKNPFAFIQGILQALLIALATSSSSATLPITLKCLLENNGIDRRVARFVLPVGATINMDGTALYEAVAAIFIAQVNEYDLDLGQIITISITATAASIGAAGIPQSGLVTMVIVLTSVGLPTDDITLIIAIDWALDRFRTMTNVLGDALAAGIIAHVCEKDFAPKPPTQDPVSNTDKIPSVETSHLHPKDNVIEMIEETLFDQTGVHYNICQV, from the exons ATGTGGGAGCGGGTCAGGAGGGCTCTGCTGAACTCGCTGTCCACGACCTTCCTGCGTGTCTGGAAGTGGGTACAAGCTTTCTGGTGTAAAAATGGCCTCCTGACCCTGTCGATGCTGTCGGTTGCCACCGGGTGCCTCCTGGGGTTCCTGCTGCAGGCGCTGGAGCTGACGGAGCTG GagaagcagtatttttcctttcctggagAGCTCCTCATGAGGATGCTGAAGATGCTGATCCTGCCCTTGATCACCTCCAG cctcATGTCCGGGCTGGCCACCATGGACTCTAAGGCCTGTGGGAAGATGGGGGTGATCACCATCACCTACTACCTTTGGACAACCTTCATGGCAGTGACCGTCGGCATCATCCTCGTGGTCAGCATCCACCCCGGCGCAGCTGCCCAGAAGGACAACTACTCTGTGGGGAAAGTAGTGCTCAGCTCTGCCGATGCATTACTGGATTTAATCAG AAACATGTTCCCTTCTAATCTCATCGAAGCTTCATTCCAGCAG TATCGAACTGTTCTTGTCCCGGTGGTGAAATCTCCCGGCTTTCCAAAGATCCCAGGGAAATCTctcagttttatttactttgcaCCCGACGATGAAAACCCTGAAATTCATCGGCCTGTGTTCCTGGAGCTGACACCGTCACCTGAGATGACCTACAGGACCCTGCCCGGGACCAGCAACGAGATGAACGTCTTGGGAATCGTCATCTTCTCAGCAACGATAG GACTTCTCCTGGGGAAAATGGGCGAGCGAGGAACTCCGCTGGTTAACGTGTGCCAGTGTCTGAACGAAGCAGTTATGAAAATCGTCTCGATGGCAGTTTG GTACTTCCCCTTTGGCATTGTATTTCTCATTGCTGGAAAGATCCTGGAGATGGAAGATCCATCGGTTATCGGACAGAAGCTGGGACTATATGCCATTACAGTGGTGTCAGGGCTGGTCATCCACGGACTTGTTCTCCTACCTCTGCTTTTTGTGCTCATCAccaagaaaaatccttttgctttcattcaggGGATACTGCAAGCCTTGCTGATCGCCTTAGCTACATCATCCAG ctCGGCAACCTTGCCCATCACCCTGAAGTGTCTCCTGGAAAACAACGGAATAGACAGACGCGTGGCACGATTCGTCCTCCCCGTCGGCGCCACCATCAACATGGATGGCACGGCACTGTACGAAGCGGTCGCTGCTATTTTTATTGCCCAGGTCAATGAGTATGACTTGGATTTGGGACAAATTATAACGATAAG CataacagcaacagcagcgAGCATAGGGGCTGCCGGGATCCCCCAGTCCGGACTCGTTACGATGGTCATCGTGCTGACTTCTGTTGGGCTGCCGACCGACGACATCACACTCATCATCGCCATCGACTGGGCTCT GGACCGATTTCGAACTATGACCAACGTCCTTGGCGATGCTCTGGCTGCTGGCATCATAGCACATGTCTGTGAGAAAGACTTTGCCCCAAAGCCCCCCACG caAGATCCAGTAAGCAACACGGACAAAATTCCTTCTGTGGAGACCTCACATCTGCATCCCAAAGATAACGTGATTGAAATGATTGAAGAAACTTTGTTCGATCAGACAGGAGTTCATTATAACATCTGTCAGGTGTAG
- the LOC104634294 gene encoding excitatory amino acid transporter 5 isoform X1, with translation MWERVRRALLNSLSTTFLRVWKWVQAFWCKNGLLTLSMLSVATGCLLGFLLQALELTELEKQYFSFPGELLMRMLKMLILPLITSSLMSGLATMDSKACGKMGVITITYYLWTTFMAVTVGIILVVSIHPGAAAQKDNYSVGKVVLSSADALLDLIRNMFPSNLIEASFQQYRTVLVPVVKSPGFPKIPGKSLSFIYFAPDDENPEIHRPVFLELTPSPEMTYRTLPGTSNEMNVLGIVIFSATIGLLLGKMGERGTPLVNVCQCLNEAVMKIVSMAVWYFPFGIVFLIAGKILEMEDPSVIGQKLGLYAITVVSGLVIHGLVLLPLLFVLITKKNPFAFIQGILQALLIALATSSSSATLPITLKCLLENNGIDRRVARFVLPVGATINMDGTALYEAVAAIFIAQVNEYDLDLGQIITISITATAASIGAAGIPQSGLVTMVIVLTSVGLPTDDITLIIAIDWALDRFRTMTNVLGDALAAGIIAHVCEKDFAPKPPTVRTAYPVSNTDKIPSVETSHLHPKDNVIEMIEETLFDQTGVHYNICQV, from the exons ATGTGGGAGCGGGTCAGGAGGGCTCTGCTGAACTCGCTGTCCACGACCTTCCTGCGTGTCTGGAAGTGGGTACAAGCTTTCTGGTGTAAAAATGGCCTCCTGACCCTGTCGATGCTGTCGGTTGCCACCGGGTGCCTCCTGGGGTTCCTGCTGCAGGCGCTGGAGCTGACGGAGCTG GagaagcagtatttttcctttcctggagAGCTCCTCATGAGGATGCTGAAGATGCTGATCCTGCCCTTGATCACCTCCAG cctcATGTCCGGGCTGGCCACCATGGACTCTAAGGCCTGTGGGAAGATGGGGGTGATCACCATCACCTACTACCTTTGGACAACCTTCATGGCAGTGACCGTCGGCATCATCCTCGTGGTCAGCATCCACCCCGGCGCAGCTGCCCAGAAGGACAACTACTCTGTGGGGAAAGTAGTGCTCAGCTCTGCCGATGCATTACTGGATTTAATCAG AAACATGTTCCCTTCTAATCTCATCGAAGCTTCATTCCAGCAG TATCGAACTGTTCTTGTCCCGGTGGTGAAATCTCCCGGCTTTCCAAAGATCCCAGGGAAATCTctcagttttatttactttgcaCCCGACGATGAAAACCCTGAAATTCATCGGCCTGTGTTCCTGGAGCTGACACCGTCACCTGAGATGACCTACAGGACCCTGCCCGGGACCAGCAACGAGATGAACGTCTTGGGAATCGTCATCTTCTCAGCAACGATAG GACTTCTCCTGGGGAAAATGGGCGAGCGAGGAACTCCGCTGGTTAACGTGTGCCAGTGTCTGAACGAAGCAGTTATGAAAATCGTCTCGATGGCAGTTTG GTACTTCCCCTTTGGCATTGTATTTCTCATTGCTGGAAAGATCCTGGAGATGGAAGATCCATCGGTTATCGGACAGAAGCTGGGACTATATGCCATTACAGTGGTGTCAGGGCTGGTCATCCACGGACTTGTTCTCCTACCTCTGCTTTTTGTGCTCATCAccaagaaaaatccttttgctttcattcaggGGATACTGCAAGCCTTGCTGATCGCCTTAGCTACATCATCCAG ctCGGCAACCTTGCCCATCACCCTGAAGTGTCTCCTGGAAAACAACGGAATAGACAGACGCGTGGCACGATTCGTCCTCCCCGTCGGCGCCACCATCAACATGGATGGCACGGCACTGTACGAAGCGGTCGCTGCTATTTTTATTGCCCAGGTCAATGAGTATGACTTGGATTTGGGACAAATTATAACGATAAG CataacagcaacagcagcgAGCATAGGGGCTGCCGGGATCCCCCAGTCCGGACTCGTTACGATGGTCATCGTGCTGACTTCTGTTGGGCTGCCGACCGACGACATCACACTCATCATCGCCATCGACTGGGCTCT GGACCGATTTCGAACTATGACCAACGTCCTTGGCGATGCTCTGGCTGCTGGCATCATAGCACATGTCTGTGAGAAAGACTTTGCCCCAAAGCCCCCCACGGTACGTACGGCTT ATCCAGTAAGCAACACGGACAAAATTCCTTCTGTGGAGACCTCACATCTGCATCCCAAAGATAACGTGATTGAAATGATTGAAGAAACTTTGTTCGATCAGACAGGAGTTCATTATAACATCTGTCAGGTGTAG